Proteins from one Asterias rubens chromosome 21, eAstRub1.3, whole genome shotgun sequence genomic window:
- the LOC117304378 gene encoding carbohydrate sulfotransferase 9-like, whose product MSLRLRKLCSKQRLSLLACLHVALFILCYLSLWRTAKPDVCGIVCATSEKDTKKSPTDQATGVKAKLIPQVDVTSGRDQSLTLRHHNDLKADDMRYTNKQASLNELRYNRGTVSNEKRYENAKTSPAESDTRPKLERDRTSPTGSRQGEDDTSRSRPLPEHIQGATTTLPKQESATTTRPKHDQGATTTRPKHDQGANPTRPKHDQGANPTRPKHDQGANPTRPKHDQGATRTRPNSTSLPVASQDKNSTMNSSTKKQNKSTNIVNNEGYMQLNSSLYEKWTQEQELKKKHVQDTCKSLRSDSRSANLKYDLTEAVLKTLNHLLVVDSHKIIYCYVPKIGCTSWKRILLVLLEKIKRVEDVSHMGAHYTPIPNLSKFTLDEVKQRLRNYTTFMITRDPVERVVSCFRDKFEKDNPDNRALQRNVMPGIQGKSGNYNKSDKILPKVDFPQFARYVSDSQNIFGNYGPTEHWNEVYKMCHPCLVRYDFIGEFDKLTRDSELILKATGLENTVRFPKATNPTNSSGDSVTNKYLSLLNKTEITALNKRYEIDAELFGYSDQPVPL is encoded by the exons ATGAGTTTGAGGTTGCGGAAACTTTGCTCTAAGCAGAGGTTATCCTTATTGGCCTGCTTACATGTGGCGCTGTTCATACTTTGTTACCTAAGTCTTTGGAGGACAGCTAAACCAGATGTGTGTGGAATCGTTTGTGCGACGTCAGAGAAAg ATACAAAGAAATCGCCTACAGATCAAGCGACTGGAGTGAAGGCTAAGCTGATTCCACAG gtTGATGTAACCAGTGGCCGGGACCAGTCTTTGACACTGCGTCACCACAATGACCTCAAAGCAGACGATATGAGGTATACTAACAAACAGGCATCGCTAAACGAATTGAGGTACAACCGAGGGACTGTATCTAACGAGAAGAGGTACGAGAATGCAAAAACCTCACCAGCTGAGTCTGATACTAGACCAAAACTGGAGAGAGATAGAACCTCTCCAACTGGATCTAGACAGGGTGAAGATGATACCTCTAGGAGTAGACCTCTGCCGGAACACATCCAAGGTGCCACCACAACTTTACCTAAGCAAGAAAGTGCAACCACAACTAGACCTAAGCACGACCAAGGTGCTACCACAACTAGACCTAAGCACGACCAAGGTGCTAACCCAACTAGACCTAAGCACGACCAAGGTGCTAACCCAACTAGACCTAAGCACGACCAAGGTGCTAACCCAACTAGACCTAAGCACGACCAAGGTGCTACCCGAACTAGACCTAACAGTACCTCTCTACCAGTAGCCTCACAAGACAAAAACTCAACAATGAACTCCTCGACAAAAAAGCAGAACAAAAGCACCAATATCGTAAACAATGAGGGTTACATGCAATTAAATTCGTCTCTGTATGAAAAGTGGACGCAAGAGCAAGAGTTGAAAAAGAAACACGTCCAAGATACATGTAAGTCCCTCCGGAGTGATTCCAGGTCAGCCAACCTCAAATATGACCTAACTGAAGCGGTACTCAAAACACTCAACCATCTCCTAGTAGTGGACTCGCACAAAATCATTTACTGCTACGTTCCGAAAATCGGATGTACAAGCTGGAAGCGGATTCTTCTGGTGTTACTTGAGAAAATTAAAAGAGTCGAGGATGTTTCCCACATGGGTGCACACTACACACCAATTCCAAACCTATCAAAGTTCACTCTAGACGAAGTAAAACAGCGATTAAGAAACTACACCACTTTCATGATCACAAGGGATCCGGTCGAGAGGGTGGTTTCATGTTTCAGGGACAAATTTGAGAAGGACAATCCGGACAACCGTGCCTTACAACGGAACGTCATGCCGGGCATCCAGGGTAAATCCGGTAACTATAACAAATCCGACAAGATCCTGCCCAAGGTTGACTTTCCACAGTTTGCACGGTACGTCTCTGACTCCCAGAACATTTTCGGTAACTACGGACCGACGGAACACTGGAACGAGGTGTATAAAATGTGCCATCCCTGCTTGGTGAGGTACGACTTCATTGGGGAGTTCGATAAGCTGACCCGGGACTCGGAACTCATTTTGAAGGCAACGGGACTCGAAAACACCGTGAGGTTTCCGAAGGCAACGAACCCTACCAATAGCTCCGGCGATTCCGTAACGAATAAATATTTATCGTTATTGAATAAGACAGAGATCACTGCTCTTAATAAGAGATATGAAATTGATGCCGAGTTATTTGGGTATTCCGATCAACCAGTGCCGCTTTAA
- the LOC117304377 gene encoding protein dispatched homolog 1-like, protein MTSVRRASGNSDRLRDSHGDPRRVKRQSDGMDERPRPGGVCFMYSRILARFWYVICLLVFLTVGAYTALSLTAYELPDFSNPSEGFETRGTIITSRFVSLGNLVDDEDLVMSRPLAVDKSQTRVKRQIGADAGVQFCYSIEYWGEFVPVIVFETVDGGNMLTTSAIKSVCTTGERLVTTHPSFTANCLCVGTYTDRACPSTWSLGNYIALFSNKSSCADISDEDVASTMALLQRCAKFVHNGTRSEREFEYAVPGSIPAECSQHNFAVHTVLYYLLPAVFTKGILDGVTPLESQITAVFYPIYSHQRDTLETIFTENIMPVAYEDGITTIKAVEFFIKFRLFSSNLFADSLYMGIGIGLIFLLIWVYTGSFLVTLAALFNMIFSLVLGYFFFTVVFSRPFFPFGNFMTVILIIGVGADDTFVFMDLWKQSRAKLGIEDLPLLVYETLRHASVTMFVTSVTTAAALFATVISDITVVKCFAVFAGTSIMMNLVLTLTLLPAVIVMQHKIAVCCCGSKSQRSTPNTETKCTSCLNILFKPITVIFERVIPFLVSKLRYLWITIFTLLMIGGAVVIFFQPGFQLPSQAEFQFFASSHPFELYDFVYKDQFSFSEENFPDADGTIIWGVQAVDNGNHWKPGDSGTLALDDSFQFYEPEHQTWMLNFCAELRNQSFVNPDEPVRCFIENFKYYMELSCTNQDVSPCCNQVDFPYDPALFDVCLNAFATNGLFPDLYFRRNNSELAVIGVTFTTQYPYTFLYESNDEFWQSVNPWMEEKISSAPDPLQNGWFISKLNYGLLFYDLQQSLASGTQISMVITLAIASGILLLTIQNVLITICAMVTITSAVFVTVASLVLLGWELNIIEATIITLAVGLSVDFTIHYGVAFKLSPSSDRDQRTRYSLTTMTAAITIAALSTFIAGALVLPATVLIYYQFGVFLMLVVSVSWSHGTFFFQTLCITIGPQGSCGDVPCLPCCECCRLGEKPKKAIKVKPAHRSAVTQSHDNPLARHIVTEERVQTISRGLVDAAPLEGSVFLVQNNKTQTNGHIPTGQYGVPEPRTSHRNRSTPQGHRRTSGSLWPHDNHVTREQYDRYGSLGHNQRAVDRRSVVPNGSVVPNGANHRTMARESVVHGSNQRALARGSPNGAIQRHASHENIYAGAPNFNQVYTLNSVVDFDRLPQSSHQSLPRPSVR, encoded by the exons ATGACGAGTGTACGTAGAGCTTCCGGGAACAGTGATCGTTTGCGGGATTCGCACGGAGATCCACGCCGTGTGAAACGTCAAAGTGACGGCATGGATGAACGGCCACGACCTGGTGGTGTTTGCTTTAT GTATTCGAGGATCCTGGCCCGTTTCTGGTACGTGATCTGCCTGCTCGTTTTCCTGACGGTGGGGGCGTACACCGCTTTGTCGTTGACAGCGTACGAGCTTCCGGACTTTTCAAACCCCTCGGAG GGCTTCGAGACGCGTGGTACCATAATAACATCACGTTTTGTAAGTCTCGGAAACCTTGTGGATGATGAAGACCTAGTGATGTCTCGCCCTCTAGCGGTAGACAAGAGCCAAACAAGAGTGAAACGACAGATCGGAGCCGATGCTGGTGTCCAGTTTTGTTATTCCATTG AATATTGGGGCGAGTTTGTTCCCGTCATTGTGTTTGAGACAGTAGACGGCGGAAACATGCTCACAACGTCGGCAATCAAATCGGTTTGCACTACCGGGGAACGGCTCGTCACGACCCATCCCTCGTTCACGGCGAACTGCCTCTGTGTCGGTACCTACACGGACAGAGCATGCCCTAGCACATGGTCTTTAGGTAACTACATAGCACTGTTCTCTAACAAGTCATCGTGTGCGGATATATCGGACGAGGATGTTGCATCCACTATGGCTTTACTTCAACGATGCGCAAAGTTTGTGCACAACGGAACGCGGTCAGAGCGTGAGTTTGAGTATGCCGTACCCGGTTCGATCCCTGCTGAATGCAGTCAACATAACTTTGCTGTCCACACTGTGCTGTATTATCTTCTACCGGCAGTTTTCACCAAGGGTATACTAGACGGCGTGACACCATTAGAGAGTCAAATCACTGCCGTGTTTTACCCGATATACAGCCACCAGAGAGACACCTTAGAGACCATCTTTACGGAGAACATTATGCCAGTTGCATACGAAGATGGGATCACAACAATCAAGGCTGTGGAGTTCTTCATCAAATTCAGACTGTTTTCCTCGAACCTCTTCGCAGATAGTCTGTACATGGGCATTGGGATAGGCCTCATCTTCCTCTTAATCTGGGTGTACACCGGGTCGTTTTTGGTTACCCTTGCGGCACTTTTCAACATGATATTCTCATTGGTCcttgggtattttttcttcactGTTGTCTTCAGCAGACCCTTCTTTCCGTTTGGGAACTTCATGACCGTGATCTTGATTATAGGCGTCGGTGCTGACGACACCTTTGTGTTTATGGACTTATGGAAGCAGTCGAGGGCAAAGCTTGGTATCGAGGACCTGCCACTACTTGTCTATGAGACGTTACGTCATGCTTCGGTCACGATGTTCGTTACAAGTGTGACTACAGCAGCTGCACTCTTTGCTACCGTCATCAGTGACATCACAGTGGTCAAATGCTTCGCTGTTTTCGCTGGTACCTCGATCATGATGAACCTGGTCTTGACTCTGACGCTGTTGCCTGCCGTCATCGTTATGCAACATAAAATAGCCGTCTGCTGCTGTGGATCAAAATCGCAGCGTTCAACACCCAACACTGAAACGAAATGCACGAGTTGTCTAAACATTTTGTTCAAACCGATCACAGTAATTTTTGAGCGCGTTATCCCATTCTTAGTGAGTAAACTTAGATATCTATGGATAACCATTTTCACACTGTTGATGATAGGTGGCGCTGTTGTAATATTCTTCCAACCAGGGTTTCAACTTCCTTCCCAAGCTGAATTTCAGTTCTTTGCAAGCTCCCACCCTTTTGAACTGTAcgattttgtttacaaagatCAGTTCTCGTTCAGTGAGGAGAATTTTCCTGATGCCGATGGTACCATCATCTGGGGCGTCCAGGCTGTGGATAACGGGAATCACTGGAAACCTGGCGATTCTGGAACTTTAGCTCTAGACGATAGTTTCCAGTTCTACGAGCCGGAACACCAAACGTGGATGCTGAACTTCTGCGCAGAGCTCCGTAACCAAAGCTTTGTCAATCCGGATGAACCAGTGAGATGCTTCATTGAAAATTTCAAATACTACATGGAATTGAGCTGTACAAACCAAGACGTATCCCCCTGCTGCAACCAAGTTGATTTCCCGTATGACCCCGCTCTCTTTGACGTCTGTCTCAACGCGTTCGCAACCAATGGCCTTTTCCCGGATCTTTACTTCCGGAGAAATAACTCGGAACTCGCAGTTATTGGAGTCACATTCACCACACAATATCCTTATACTTTTCTGTATGAATCAAATGATGAATTCTGGCAGTCCGTAAATCCCTGGATGGAAGAGAAGATCAGCTCAGCCCCGGATCCATTACAGAATGGATGGTTTATTTCCAAACTCAACTACGGACTTTTATTCTACGATCTTCAGCAGAGTCTTGCATCCGGAACACAAATCTCTATGGTCATTACGTTGGCGATAGCATCCGGAATCCTACTCCTGACCATCCAGAATGTCTTGATAACAATTTGCGCTATGGTTACAATAACAAGTGCTGTTTTTGTAACAGTAGCTAGCCTCGTTCTTCTTGGATGGGAGTTGAATATCATCGAAGCGACTATCATCACGTTGGCTGTTGGGTTATCAGTTGATTTCACCATTCACTACGGTGTGGCATTCAAGCTCTCTCCTAGCTCGGATCGTGACCAACGTACTCGCTACTCATTAACAACCATGACGGCTGCTATCACAATAGCCGCTCTATCAACCTTCATTGCAGGGGCTCTGGTGCTGCCCGCTACGGTACTCATCTACTACCAGTTCGGAGTCTTCCTAATGCTCGTAGTCAGTGTCAGCTGGAGTCATGGAACTTTCTTCTTTCAAACTCTTTGCATTACAATTGGTCCGCAAGGGAGTTGTGGCGACGTACCTTGCCTGCCATGCTGTGAATGCTGCAGGCTGGGCGAGAAGCCCAAGAAAGCTATTAAGGTCAAACCGGCCCATAGGTCCGCCGTTACTCAGAGTCATGATAACCCACTTGCAAGACATATTGTCACTGAAGAAAGAGTCCAGACTATCAGTAGGGGTCTTGTCGATGCTGCTCCTCTAGAGGGATCTGTTTTTCTTGTGCAGAACAACAAAACTCAAACCAATGGTCATATCCCTACCGGGCAGTACGGTGTTCCAGAACCTCGCACCAGCCATCGTAACAGGTCCACACCTCAGGGTCACAGGAGAACATCCGGCTCCCTTTGGCCACACGATAACCATGTGACCCGGGAACAATATGACAGATATGGATCTCTTGGTCACAACCAAAGAGCAGTGGACCGCCGGTCAGTAGTGCCTAACGGGTCAGTAGTACCAAATGGGGCGAACCACAGAACAATGGCCCGTGAGTCAGTAGTGCATGGGTCAAACCAAAGAGCACTGGCCCGTGGGTCACCAAACGGGGCAATCCAAAGACACGCCTCGCATGAAAACATCTACGCTGGCGCACCAAACTTTAATCAAGTTTACACACTTAACTCTGTGGTAGACTTTGACCGCTTGCCTCAGTCCTCTCATCAAAGCCTACCAAGACCAAGCGTGCGATAG
- the LOC117304718 gene encoding uncharacterized protein LOC117304718: MFRKKKKQRSDPEEVAIAAALQAAASVHTGHLPHRQGSRESAVQTSHRGLQQAASNHTQESANMVHQSLPDNHLVMSSQHITDPTSGLPGQLVSVDLSVDFSVRYVGMIYNAQGLQHFQEDEVDLINALDQAQMENQFKHAETQRDFVYLNLSKHGVKVIESYAQAPKIVRWRYGMIEVVRLVHFEDSTGSQLLALKICKEGDDVYDCLLFHCEDQAQARQICQLLGVLFDAVCQDPSLQP; the protein is encoded by the exons ATGTTCCGCAAGAAGAAGAAACAGCGCTCGGACCCTGAAGAAGTAGCCATTGCAGCTGCATTACAAGCAGCCGCCAGTGTCCATACAGGTCATCTGCCGCATCGTCAAGGCAGTCGGGAATCCGCAGTGCAGACGTCACATCGAGGTCTACAACAAGCAGCTAGTAATCATACTCAG GAAAGTGCCAACATGGTTCATCAGAGTCTTCCAGATAACCACTTGGTGATGAGCAGTCAACACATCACTGACCCTACCTCTGGATTACCAG GTCAGTTGGTGTCAGTGGATCTGAGTGTGGACTTCTCTGTGCGATACGTTGGAATGATTTACAATGCACAGGGACTGCAACATTTCCAGGAAGATGAGGTGGATCTGATTAATGCACTTGATCAAGCTCAG ATGGAGAACCAGTTCAAGCATGCAGAAACACAAAGGGACTTTGTTTACCTGAATCTCTCTAAACATGGCGTCAAGGTCATTGAGTCATATGCCCAAGCACCAAAG attgtaaGATGGCGATACGGCATGATCGAGGTCGTTCGCCTCGTTCATTTCGAAGACTCGACAGGAAGTCAACTACTAGCTTTAAAGATATGCAAGGAAGGCGATGATGTCTACGACTGTTTACTGTTCCATTGTGAAGACCAG GCTCAGGCTAGACAGATCTGCCAGCTGCTGGGTGTCCTCTTTGACGCTGTCTGCCAAGATCCAAGTCTTCAACCTTGA